Proteins from a genomic interval of Nautilia sp. PV-1:
- the aroC gene encoding chorismate synthase — protein sequence MFNSFGEIFRFTTFGESHGKAIGVIVDGVPAGLDFDGEFLQNELDRRKPGKNRFATQRKESDTAEVLSGVFEGKTTGTPIAIAIFNKDQKSKDYSNIKDLFRPGHADFTYWHKYGIRDYRGGGRSSARETAARVAAGAVAKMILKELNIEVKAGVIEIGGVRAEKENYEYAKTSPLFALDEKTEEKWIELIDEKRNEHNSLGGVVKLKIEGLPAGLGEPVYYKLDNILASAMVSINAVKGIYIGNSEAHKLTGLENNDEISKEGFLSNNAGGVLGGISNGESVEAEIYFKPTPSIFKTQKTVDIYGNEVEVDLKGRHDPIVAIRGSVVAESMAACVIADMLMLNMTRKMEYIKKIYQ from the coding sequence ATGTTTAACAGTTTCGGAGAGATATTCAGATTTACGACATTCGGCGAATCTCACGGTAAAGCCATAGGTGTTATAGTTGACGGGGTTCCTGCCGGGCTTGATTTTGACGGAGAATTTTTGCAAAACGAGCTTGACAGAAGAAAACCCGGCAAAAACAGATTTGCCACACAAAGAAAAGAAAGTGACACCGCAGAGGTGTTAAGCGGGGTGTTTGAAGGCAAAACGACCGGTACTCCTATTGCAATCGCTATTTTTAATAAAGATCAAAAAAGCAAAGACTATTCAAACATAAAAGACCTGTTCCGTCCGGGACATGCGGATTTTACTTACTGGCATAAATACGGAATCAGAGACTACAGAGGCGGCGGAAGAAGCTCAGCCCGTGAAACGGCCGCAAGGGTTGCAGCCGGAGCTGTTGCCAAAATGATTCTTAAAGAGCTTAATATAGAAGTAAAAGCCGGAGTTATCGAAATAGGCGGAGTAAGAGCCGAAAAAGAAAATTATGAATACGCTAAAACCTCTCCGCTTTTTGCCCTTGATGAAAAAACTGAAGAGAAATGGATAGAGCTTATAGATGAAAAAAGAAACGAGCATAATTCTTTAGGAGGGGTTGTTAAGTTAAAGATAGAAGGTCTGCCTGCGGGGCTTGGAGAGCCGGTATATTACAAACTGGATAATATTCTGGCAAGCGCAATGGTAAGTATAAATGCCGTAAAAGGCATCTATATAGGCAACAGCGAGGCACATAAACTCACAGGTCTGGAAAACAACGACGAAATCTCAAAAGAAGGGTTTTTGAGTAATAACGCAGGAGGGGTTTTAGGCGGTATAAGCAACGGAGAAAGCGTTGAAGCGGAAATTTATTTCAAACCAACACCTTCTATTTTCAAAACCCAAAAAACAGTTGATATATACGGAAATGAGGTTGAGGTTGATTTGAAAGGAAGGCATGATCCGATTGTTGCAATCAGGGGAAGTGTTGTTGCCGAATCAATGGCGGCGTGTGTAATAGCCGATATGCTTATGCTTAATATGACCAGAAAAATGGAATATATAAAAAAAATATATCAGTAA
- a CDS encoding cupin domain-containing protein, with amino-acid sequence MKKENLFEINKLPEIDSELFYTLLKHKNIEIKKIVSNTLKTPQTFIQKEDEFVVLLKGCAKIEINGDVKKLKSGDWLFIPANTPHTLLKTKKTAVWLAVHIY; translated from the coding sequence ATGAAAAAAGAAAATTTATTTGAAATAAACAAACTGCCTGAAATCGACAGTGAACTGTTTTATACTCTTTTAAAACACAAAAATATAGAAATAAAAAAAATTGTTTCAAATACCCTGAAAACTCCTCAGACTTTTATACAAAAAGAAGACGAATTCGTAGTGCTTTTAAAAGGCTGTGCAAAAATAGAAATAAACGGTGATGTAAAAAAACTAAAATCGGGAGACTGGCTGTTTATACCCGCAAATACGCCTCATACACTGCTCAAAACAAAAAAAACGGCCGTTTGGCTTGCCGTTCATATTTACTGA
- a CDS encoding MqnA/MqnD/SBP family protein, which yields MIKYYPKKVNMLIGHIDYLNLLPFYQFLKQKGIKTKKAYPSIVNGWFEKGIIDAAFISSIKAQNKKCLNAGIAAKKRVKTVLVCPGEGSDIESATSNVLAKVLHANGKVVIGDKAFKEKNCTDLAKVWYEKYKLPFVFALFCTNRSHDKYKKLINEFLRKKQKIPYLTLKKYADKTGISAKEAKDYLDNIIYYKIGWQEKRALKKFWELSKKIK from the coding sequence ATGATAAAATATTACCCAAAAAAGGTTAATATGCTAATAGGTCATATCGATTATTTAAACCTTTTGCCATTTTATCAATTTTTAAAACAAAAAGGGATAAAAACAAAAAAAGCATATCCTTCAATAGTAAACGGCTGGTTTGAAAAAGGTATAATCGACGCAGCCTTTATCTCTTCTATAAAAGCACAAAACAAAAAATGCTTAAATGCAGGCATTGCTGCAAAAAAAAGAGTTAAAACCGTTTTAGTCTGCCCGGGGGAAGGATCCGATATAGAATCAGCCACTTCAAACGTTCTGGCAAAAGTTCTTCATGCAAACGGAAAAGTGGTCATCGGAGACAAAGCGTTTAAAGAAAAAAACTGCACGGACCTGGCAAAAGTCTGGTATGAAAAATATAAACTGCCTTTTGTATTTGCCTTGTTTTGCACAAACCGCAGCCATGATAAATACAAAAAACTTATAAACGAATTTTTAAGAAAAAAACAGAAAATACCTTATCTTACACTTAAAAAATATGCTGACAAAACCGGAATTTCGGCAAAAGAGGCAAAAGATTATCTTGACAACATCATTTACTACAAAATAGGCTGGCAGGAAAAAAGGGCGCTTAAAAAATTCTGGGAACTTTCAAAAAAAATAAAATGA
- a CDS encoding MoaD/ThiS family protein: MVKVEFLGPIGKESIELDVKNLKELKEVLNKDEELSKWLENSAVAINDKIVKEIDAVLNDGDRVAILPPVCGG; encoded by the coding sequence ATGGTAAAAGTAGAATTTTTGGGCCCTATTGGAAAAGAAAGCATTGAACTGGACGTGAAAAATCTGAAAGAATTAAAAGAAGTTTTAAATAAAGACGAGGAGCTTTCCAAATGGCTGGAAAACAGCGCTGTCGCAATTAATGATAAAATAGTAAAAGAAATCGACGCTGTTTTAAACGATGGAGACAGAGTAGCGATACTTCCGCCTGTATGCGGAGGATAA
- a CDS encoding molybdenum cofactor biosynthesis protein MoaE — MLEVFKGGVPVIPTLERWYEEFKLEGYGAMIPFIGIVRPDNGIEGLSFDLYLPMLNDWFKKWQNLEDCKITMAHSFGDVMVGETSFLCAIFTRHRTEGFKYLEEFVEDFKANAPIWKYDLIDGKRIFAEDRAKDLPGAGLLSE; from the coding sequence ATGTTAGAAGTTTTTAAAGGAGGAGTTCCCGTAATTCCGACACTGGAAAGATGGTATGAAGAATTTAAACTTGAAGGATACGGAGCTATGATACCGTTTATCGGAATAGTAAGACCCGATAACGGAATTGAAGGGCTCAGTTTTGATCTTTATCTTCCGATGCTTAACGACTGGTTTAAAAAATGGCAAAATCTTGAAGACTGTAAAATAACCATGGCGCACAGTTTCGGCGATGTTATGGTAGGCGAGACAAGTTTTTTATGCGCTATTTTTACAAGACACAGGACGGAAGGTTTTAAGTATCTTGAAGAGTTTGTAGAAGATTTTAAAGCAAACGCGCCGATTTGGAAATACGATTTGATAGACGGAAAAAGAATTTTTGCCGAAGACAGGGCGAAAGACCTTCCCGGAGCCGGTTTGTTAAGCGAATAA